tttatgcttaaatgttgtcattatgGAATTCACAGAAAGTGAAATTCCTTTCTGTGATGAAAGGAATTCCACTGCCCCTGTTCTGGGTAAGGGGCTGTAGTCTTTTATTACAgacatccttgtgaaggtccTTTTTGATGTCagcttcctgcccagcaggaggacacacacacacacacacacacacatatgcatacagtgccttgtctttgtaatcAAGGGGGTTTATGAGGGGAGGTACtattgttttgtgtgaactgtgttctcaataaaaggcagcgagaggaggctggatttggggtcattttcgtgctggacacagatgaggcctcccttgcacaagtaatcgatcgatcgctgactgtcttgttttctttcatgatgaataagtctctagaatttGTGGGAACACCGACGCAAcacctacagtatctacacctgtgtggcacatgtgtggtaaagacacagataatgaaatttaattattaatacaatatacatcatgaaaaacaaaagctgaaattgattcagtttaggcCTTAAATtatgtgatatatactgtaaatgattttcacagaggtcttaaagtagttaaatcactgctgatagtctggttgtttatattttcacatttttgtgtctgtaggtcTGTTTGATGActatttggactcctctgggagatgaggacacacctacatctgttccatactgcagccatggatggtgttacagctctgaggcagctttgggccatcagacgcacacactggaaaaccagcacctggacttcatgcaggagagacggcctcagtgatgtaggttcataattattattcataattaaatattattattattattataattattattattattattattattattattattaataataataataataataataataataataatggatatgtatttatatacaaaataaTACTAGGAGCTAATTTAATTTAgaacacatttcaaaataacacattcttagaAATTATTATTGAGCTCATCCTTTAAAttctttgaaatgaaaacacatttgaaaTGTGTTATTTTCCGTGCTTTTCATTTGAGATCTTTAATAACCTACAGAAACCCTGGTGTATTTCTGAATAATAAATCTGCTGCTCTATGCTGATGATGTTGATGAATCAATTTGGACTCACCgagcctttctgcagttcctcaTAGCTGGAATCAGTCTCAGTAGTCCCTGACCTGATGCTCTGTACTTTTGCAGGTCCAACTCatccagaacctcctctgacatctgcagcatgaaggccaAAGCTGAGCAGTGGATCTCAGAGAGTTTCTTCTTTGATCTGTTTTCTGACTTCAGGAACTCTTGGATCTCCTGAAATAATGAGAGATCGTTCATCTCCATCAAacagtggaagatgttgatgcttctATCAGGAGAGGATTCATCACTGTTCATCTTCTTTAGGTTGTTGATGACTCTCTGGATGGTTTCTGGACTGatctctgtctgacccagcagacctcctaagagtctctggttggactccagacagaggccatgaaggaagcgaacaaacagGTCCAGGTGGCCATTTTTACTTTGGAGGGATTTCTCCAAGAATCTGCTCAGAAGGATGTCCAGAGAGGGGAAGAAATTATTATCAAAGTGATGAAGAGTTTCCAGAGATGAAACAAATCGAACAACCCAAAAAATCTTCTCTTTAAATGACTCTGACAAGATGTGCTTTAGCACCTTTGTCTTCCTGTTGGTGTgacagtggaacatgtagactgcagccagaaactcctgaacgctcagatgaacaaagcagtagactggtttctggaagatcacacactctcttttgaagatctctgtacaaactcctgagtacaccgaggcctctgtcacatccagaccacactgctccaggtcttcttggtagaacatgatgtttcctttctccagatgttcaaacgccagcctccccagcttcagaagaacttccctgtcagcctctgtcagctcctgtggactcgtctcatgtccctcatggtacttgttcttcttcctctttgtctgaaccagcaggaagtatgagtacatgtcagtcagggtcttgggcagctctcctctctgctctgtagttaacatgtgctccagaactgtagcagtgatccagcagaagactgggatactacacatgatgtggaggctcctggatgtcttcatgtgggagatgattctgctggacagctcttcatcactgaatctcctcctgaagtactcctccttctgggcgtcagtgaagcctcgtacttctgttagcctgtcaacacatgtaggagggatctgattggctgctgcaggtcgggaagttatccagacgagagccgagggaagcagattcccatggatgaggtttgtcagcagctggctgactgatgacttctgtgtgacatcagacaccagcttcctgttggtgaaatccaatgaaagtctgctttcatccaggccgtcaaagatgaacaaaagctgagagacagccagcttctctgctgtgaccttctgtaatgttggatggaaaacatggagc
The sequence above is a segment of the Oreochromis aureus strain Israel breed Guangdong linkage group 3, ZZ_aureus, whole genome shotgun sequence genome. Coding sequences within it:
- the LOC116330518 gene encoding protein NLRC3-like; amino-acid sequence: MMREEEEDRAESAGSSCPSVRSDQSKEKPPRFSAEPGPTRGQRSQSAGSSCPSVRSDWSKHPPPGFSDEPGPTRERKKSRVCEEEQLSCCALCQDVLKDKVSTSCGHWFCRQCISSYWDQSASSRDSSCPQCGERSRTRAGLQTASQSSCVQTDVGLQEVLDEHKISLRRRCERVTEGSDETGSRTLLNRIYTELYITEGQSEEVHTQHEVWQLETASKMDALHDAPIRCQDIFKALPDQQRPIRVVLTNGVAGVGKTFSVQKFTLDWAEGLENQHVSVVVLLSFRELNLIRDEQYSLLELLHVFHPTLQKVTAEKLAVSQLLFIFDGLDESRLSLDFTNRKLVSDVTQKSSVSQLLTNLIHGNLLPSALVWITSRPAAANQIPPTCVDRLTEVRGFTDAQKEEYFRRRFSDEELSSRIISHMKTSRSLHIMCSIPVFCWITATVLEHMLTTEQRGELPKTLTDMYSYFLLVQTKRKKNKYHEGHETSPQELTEADREVLLKLGRLAFEHLEKGNIMFYQEDLEQCGLDVTEASVYSGVCTEIFKRECVIFQKPVYCFVHLSVQEFLAAVYMFHCHTNRKTKVLKHILSESFKEKIFWVVRFVSSLETLHHFDNNFFPSLDILLSRFLEKSLQSKNGHLDLFVRFLHGLCLESNQRLLGGLLGQTEISPETIQRVINNLKKMNSDESSPDRSINIFHCLMEMNDLSLFQEIQEFLKSENRSKKKLSEIHCSALAFMLQMSEEVLDELDLQKYRASGQGLLRLIPAMRNCRKARLTYCGLSETHCQAVASALKSNPSHLTELDIGGNELQDSAVKLLCAGLESKNCRLETLR